Part of the Armatimonadota bacterium genome, CGGCGTCGACCCGCAGGTGGGTGATTACCTGGTCGACCACCACGGTGAGGATCGCCCGCAGGTCCAGGCTGCTACTGATGGCGGTCTGCACCGCGTGCAGGGTGCTGATCTGCTCCAGCCGCCGCTCGGTCTCCAGCAGCAGGCGGGCGTTCTCCAGAGCGGCGGCGGCCTGGTGGGCGTAGGCCTGGAAGAGCTCCACCCGCTCGGGGGTGAAAAAGCCGGGCTCACGGCTGTAGAGCGCCAGGCTGCCAAACGCGCTGCCCCGGCTGAGCAGGGGGAAGGCGCCCGCACAACGGAAGCCCTCCGCCTCCAGACGCCGCCGGATCGGGCCCTCGGACGGCAGGTCCTCGATGTCGGCCACCACCTCGGGAAAGCCCCGGCGGATGGCCCTGCCGGTGGGGCCCTGCCCTTCGGGGGTCTCGTCCCACCGCACCGTGAGCAGCAGTGGATACCGGGAGCGTGCGGGATGGTGCGCCAGGATACTGACGCTACCGTCCGGTTCGGCCCGGCCCACCCAGGCCAGGGCTGCGCCAAAGACGTCCACGCAGGTGCGCGTGACGTCACGGACCAGCCGCTCCAGGTCCAGGTTGTGCGAGAGTTTGGCGGCGCTGGCATACAGCGCGGTGAGGCTCTCCAGGCGGCGCAGGTTGTCTTCGTAGAGGCGGGCCACGGAGATGGCCTGGGCTGCCTGGCCGGCGAACTTTTCCATGCACCTGCGGTGGCGCTCGGTGAAGGGGCGGGCGGGAGCGGCGCGCGCGGCACCCAGCAGGCCCAGGGGCCGGGCGCGCCCCGGTAGCGGCACGAGTAGCAGGCTGCGCAGGCCCGACAGACCGGGGAACAGCCCCCGGGCGGGGTCGGTGAGCATCCCGATGTCGTCAGCTGGGACCTTCGGCAGGAAGAGGGGCTGGGCAGAGCTCAGGACCTGCGCCGGCAGGCCCTCCCCGGCGGGGAGACGGAGGTCCGGCGGTCGCTGCGGGAGCGGGGCGGCTGGCTCTCCCCGGGCGGGTGCTCCCGAGATGACCTCGGCGCGCGCCACCTCTGGACCAGGCCCGGCGGAAGCGGCGAGGCGCAGCCAGGCCCCGTCGTCAGAGAGCAGCCACAGGACGCAGGGGGCCTTCAGCATGGCGGCCGCCTGCTCGACGACGCCGTTTAGGACCGCACCGTATTCCGGGGGGAAGCGGAGGAGGCTGCCTGGGGGTGCGGCCCGGGATGCGGCCGTTGCGGAGGATCCATCACCCTGGCCTGAATCAGGCATGTCGCGCCATTGGAGCCCCCGAAGAGATGCCCGCCGGATCGGGCAAGATCGCCCGCGCGGTTGGTACCCCGGGCCGGTTTACACCCCTGCCCGATCGATCTCTCGGCCCCTGCTCAATGCTAACGGCGGGCGGGGCTTAGGGTATCGGGTGAAAAATGTATTTCCAGCAATTTATTTTGCCACACTAACATAATTCCCCTTCCGCCCCGCCTGCCGCCGATACCTGCCGCCGGCACCACATCGCCGGTACCTGCCGCCGGCACCGTGAAATCGCGCACTGTTGCCGATGTGTCTTGCGAACGGGATTTCCTCTGCCGGACCTGGCTGCCCGGGGCAGCCCACGCTGTCAGGGTCCAGCCGCCCCACAGGGCACCGGGATCGGAGATCCCGCAGCGGACCGATCCGGCGCAGGTGGTACAATGGCTGGGAGCACGAGGAGGACGTAACGTGCCGGATGCACGTGTTGACAGGCTCGAAGCGGCCCTGGGGCGCCTGGCCGAGGCCCAGCGCGTCACCGAACAGCGGCTCGCCCAGCTCATCGAGCGGGTCGACCAGTTCGCTCTACACGCCACGCAGCTGACCGAGCGGGTCGACCAGCTCGCTCTACACGTCACGCAGCTGACCGAGCGGGTCGACCAGCTCGCTCTACACCTCGCCCAGCTCACCGAGCGGGTGGATCGGCTCACCATCCGAGTCGATCGCCTCGGGGATGAGGTCGGGCAGTTGAGGGGAAATGAACTCGAACGCCGCTACCGCGAGCGGGCTCACGCGTACTTCGACGACCTGCTCTCCGACATTCACGTGCCGTCCATGCAGGACC contains:
- a CDS encoding GAF domain-containing protein; this encodes MPDSGQGDGSSATAASRAAPPGSLLRFPPEYGAVLNGVVEQAAAMLKAPCVLWLLSDDGAWLRLAASAGPGPEVARAEVISGAPARGEPAAPLPQRPPDLRLPAGEGLPAQVLSSAQPLFLPKVPADDIGMLTDPARGLFPGLSGLRSLLLVPLPGRARPLGLLGAARAAPARPFTERHRRCMEKFAGQAAQAISVARLYEDNLRRLESLTALYASAAKLSHNLDLERLVRDVTRTCVDVFGAALAWVGRAEPDGSVSILAHHPARSRYPLLLTVRWDETPEGQGPTGRAIRRGFPEVVADIEDLPSEGPIRRRLEAEGFRCAGAFPLLSRGSAFGSLALYSREPGFFTPERVELFQAYAHQAAAALENARLLLETERRLEQISTLHAVQTAISSSLDLRAILTVVVDQVITHLRVDAAGILLLNPYTQALEFAAGQGFRTRALQHTVLRLGQGYAGRAATERRAIVVPNLGEAPQEFVRSPLLPQEDFTGYVAVPLIAKGRVQGVLEVFTRAALPSEPEWMEFLSSLAGQAAIAIDNASLFEELQRANASLIEAYDATLEGWVRALDLRDQETEGHTQRVTTLTLRLARAMGVREEDLLHIRRGALLHDIGKMAISDTILLKPGPLTAEEWAIMHQHPNYARDLLWPIPYLRPALDIPSCHHERWDGSGYPQRLRGEEIPLAARIFAVADVWDALTSDRPYRRAWSREEAVAYLRREAGRLFDPQVVEAFVRLLEEDAVGDSAARGGGEGRRSDAGVTRF